The following DNA comes from Hahella chejuensis KCTC 2396.
CTGGTCCCCCACTCTTTCTGCTGCTCCTTGAGCCAGGGCGTCAACTCAGCGAATTTCTCCGCCGCGGTGATATCCCCTTCCAGCTGAGCGCCGACGGCGACGGTCTTCAGACCGTTGCGACGAAAGATCTTCGCTGTATCCCAAACGACTTCGATATCCGCCACCTGCGAAAGCGGAACAGATTTGCCAGTAGACTGCACATAGACCGACAACGAGCGAACGCCGCTGATATTGTTGCGATTGGAGCCTTCCGCCCGCACCATCACGGGAATGATATCCTCCCCTTCCCGGTATTCCGTCAACTCCAGCCCGCTGATTCCCGCTTGCAGAGACACTGCTATATCCTGACTCGTAACGCCTGATCTAAGCGCCCTGGGTTGATCTATATGGATCACCAGTTTCTTGATGCGTTGCCCCCAGTCATCAGTGATATTGGTCAGGCCGCCAATCTCACGCATCCTCGCTTTCAAAGCGTCGACGTGCCGGAACAGCACATCCGCATCCGATCCGCTTAACCGCACTTCCACTGGATGCGCTACGGAGGGTCCATTGGCCATGGGCTTGATCGTGGCCTCAAGATCAGGGTGGTTATCCAGAGCATAACGGCCGATCCGCTCTATCAGGTTTGGTACAAGCCTGGCGTCGCTGGCGGTGACGATCATCATCGCATAGCTGCTGTTATTGGGTTTCGGGTTATAGGAGAGAATAATTCTGGGGCCTGCGTTGCCGATGTAGCTGACCCACTTGGTCACCCCGTCTTTGCGCGAGTCCGTGACCTGCAGGTCGGACTCAACAAAGCTCTCCATGTCGTTTACGACTCGGCGCGTCTCTTCTATCGCCGTACCTTCCGGCAGCTTCAGCTCTACCTGAAAGTAATTCCGGTCCGAAGGCGGGAAGAAGATTTTCGGCACGTAACCAAAGCCTTTCATCGCCACGAGAAACACCAGAACCGTCACCAGCAAGGTCGCCGCACGGTTGCGCAACATGCTCGTCAAGATACTGCGATAGGTACGATAAAACACCGAGCCGTAACTCTCTTCCTGCTGGGTGACTTTGAGGAAATACACGCACAACATGGGGATCACCGTTAGAGAAATGACCCAGGACGCCAGCAAGGTAATCGCCACGACTTTAAATAAGGACGAGGTGAACTCGCCGACATTGGACTCCGCCAGATAAATCGGCAGGAATGCGGCGATAGTGGTCAACGAGGCCGTCAACAACGGGATACGCAACTCCATGGCCGAGTCGATAGCGGCCTCGGTGGCGTTTTTGCCCTTCTCCATGAGCACCATGATGTTTTCCGCCATCACAATCCCGTTATCCACCAACATCCCCAAGGCGATAATCAGCGCCGCCAGAGAAATCTGATCCAGCCCGATATCCAGATAGGACATCACCAAAAACGCCAGCAGCATGGATAAAGGGATCAACGTGGAAACCACCAGCCCGGTTCTCAGGCCCAGGGTGAACAACATGACAATGGACACCACCGCGATCGCCTGCAACAGGTTGGAAACGAAATCGCTGACTTTCTGGTCCACTTCCGCCGGAGAAAAGCTGACCAGATCAAACTCAATGCCGTAAGGATATTGCTGCAACAGCTCGTTCAT
Coding sequences within:
- a CDS encoding efflux RND transporter permease subunit, with amino-acid sequence MNITRLAIENNRLTIVLLLVIAVAGTLTFLGMPRAYDPGFVMRAAQVVTYFPGASPARVEELVSSQIEEAVKEIPELDFVKSESRTGVSIVTVNIKESYKNMRPIWDNLRRKVESTSTDLPDGVVGPYVNDEFGDVFGIVMTITAEGFNYAELKKISDDVKTELLRFPDVAKVEIWGEQEERIFVEYNNARLSELGLSPSQLSQALETRNIIISGGSFNLGRERISLEPSGNFESVEDIEQTIINIPGANRLMYLKDIATVVRGYVDPPESLLHSSGEFALAVAVAMRDGGNNIELGEQVSAMMNELLQQYPYGIEFDLVSFSPAEVDQKVSDFVSNLLQAIAVVSIVMLFTLGLRTGLVVSTLIPLSMLLAFLVMSYLDIGLDQISLAALIIALGMLVDNGIVMAENIMVLMEKGKNATEAAIDSAMELRIPLLTASLTTIAAFLPIYLAESNVGEFTSSLFKVVAITLLASWVISLTVIPMLCVYFLKVTQQEESYGSVFYRTYRSILTSMLRNRAATLLVTVLVFLVAMKGFGYVPKIFFPPSDRNYFQVELKLPEGTAIEETRRVVNDMESFVESDLQVTDSRKDGVTKWVSYIGNAGPRIILSYNPKPNNSSYAMMIVTASDARLVPNLIERIGRYALDNHPDLEATIKPMANGPSVAHPVEVRLSGSDADVLFRHVDALKARMREIGGLTNITDDWGQRIKKLVIHIDQPRALRSGVTSQDIAVSLQAGISGLELTEYREGEDIIPVMVRAEGSNRNNISGVRSLSVYVQSTGKSVPLSQVADIEVVWDTAKIFRRNGLKTVAVGAQLEGDITAAEKFAELTPWLKEQQKEWGTSTRYELGGESESSGKANQSIVDKLPIAGFVILILMVGQFNSIRKAIIILSTIPLGLIGVSAGLLALNSAMGFMTFLGIVSLAGIVINNAIVLLERINLELAEGVEHGQAIINAAQQRTRPILLTTATTVLGLLPLYLGGGEMWEPLAIAIMAGLLFSTILTLCVVPVLYATFYRVRF